In the genome of Lathyrus oleraceus cultivar Zhongwan6 chromosome 4, CAAS_Psat_ZW6_1.0, whole genome shotgun sequence, the window atggaatgaggccaggctgatttgtttcctattcacccttaatctgattaacaacgagggccgaatcaccatatacatcaagatgcttgatccttagatcaatacattcctccaatcccataatacaggcctcatactcagccatattatttgtgcatttgaaagttagccttgctgtaaaaggaatatgcgcgccctggggagtaataaccacggccccaataccatttccatactgatttacagcgccatcaaacaccatactccatctggaaccaggatctggcccttcatcaagtgtaggctcatcgcaatctttcactttcaaatacagaatttcctcatctaggaagtcatactgaactgactgataatcttcaataggctgatgtgccaaatggttagccaagatactacctttaatagccttctgaactcgatactcaatatcatactcagataacaacatctgccaacgggcaattctccctgttaaagaaggcttctcgaagatgtacttgattggatccattctggatatcaaccaagtcgtatgatttatcatacactggcgtaagcgcttagcagcccaagccaaagcacagcatgtcttttcaagcattgagtatcgagactcacaatcagtgaacttcttactcaggtagtaaataacatactccttcttccctgattcgtcttgctgaccagggacacaacccatcgagtcttcaagaacagtcagatacatgatcaaaggtcttccctctacaggcgaagacagaatcggaggctcagaacagatattctttaatactatcgaaagctttctggcaatcctcggtccaatcatgggactgatctttccggaggagcttgaatataggcgcacatgtggcagtcatgtgggatatgaatctggagatataattcaagcggccaagaaaacctcggacttgcttctcagttttgggcgcaggcatctcttgtattgctttgacctttgcaggatcaacctcaatacctctttcactaacaatgaagcctaataactttccagaacggactccaaatgtacacttgttgggattcagacaaagcttatatttcctcaaacgctggaaaagcttcaacaaatgctctacatgttcaacttccgttcttgacttagcaatcatatcgtcaacatatacctcaatctccttgtgcatcatatcatgaaacaaggtggtcatagctcgttgatacgtggctccggcgtccttcaaaccgaagggcatcactcgataacagaatgttccccaaggtgtgatgaatgttgtcttctccatatccttgggtgccattttaatctgattatatccggaaaatccgtccataaacgagaagacattgaatttagctgtattatctaccaacatatcaatatgtggtagagggaaatcatctttcagactagctttattcaagtctctatagtccacacacattcggacttttccatctttcttaggcacaggcacaatattggccacccattgaggatatgtagaagtcaccagaaaccccgcatcgatttgcttctgaacttcctctttgatcttcactgccatatcaggatgagttcttctgagcttctgctttacaggcatgcactcaggctttagaggtaggaaatgttgcacaatatcagtatctagaccaggcatgtcttcatatgaccaggcaaagacgtcaacatattctcatagcaacttaatcaaccccttcttaacagattcttccagaagtgccccaatctttacctctcgcacacaatcttcagaattatgatgtgcaatcttgaattcactacacagctctttcatcatcttgttattcaagttagatccattatcagtaatgatcttatctggcacaccatatcgtcatatgagttgattcttgataaacttcacgaccacctgcctggtcacatttgcatacgacgccgcttcaacccatttggtgaagtaatcaattgctacgagaataaatctgtgtccattggacgctttcggctctatcatgccaatcatgtcaattccccacatgaagaaaggccatggtgatgagatcacattcaaaagtgtcgggggaatatgaatcttatcagcataaatctgacacttgtggcatttcttcacaaatttgcagcagtcagactccattgtcagccaatagtagcctgctctcaacatctttctagccatggcatgtccattggaatgagtactaaatgaaccctcatggacctcagtcattaacaagtctgcttcgtgtctatccacgcatctgagcagaaccatgtcaaaatttcttttgtaaaacacttcgccattgaggtagaaactgcctgacaatctcctcaaagtcttcctatcttttacagatgccccaggcgggtaaatctggctctgaaggaaacacttgatatcataataccacggcttatcatcttttacttcttctacttAAAATACATGAGCTGatctgtccaagcgcatcacggtgatattggggacttcattccaatatttaaccacaatcattgaagctagcgtagcaagggcatctgccatcagattctcatctcgaggactatgatggaagtcaacctcagtgaagaacgttgaaatcctcctcgcataatctctatatggaatgaggccaagctgattcatttcccattcacccttaatctgattaacaacgagggccgaatcaccatatacatcaagatgcttgatccttagatcaatgcattcttccaatcccataatacaagcctcatactcagccatattattcgtgcatttgaaagttagccttgctgtaaaaggaatatgtgcgccctgaggagtaataatcacggccccaataccatttccatactgatttacagcgccatcaaataccatactccatctggaaccaggctctggcccttcgtcgagtgtaggctcatcacaatctttcatcttcaaatacagaatctcctcatccgggaagtcatactgaactgactgataatcttcaataggctgatgtgccaaatggtcagccaagatactacctttaatagccttctgagctcgatactcaatatcatactcagataacaacatctgccaacgggcaattctccctgttaaagcagacttctcgaagatgtacttgattggatccattctggatatcaaccaagtcgtatgatttatcatatactggcgtaagcgcttagcagcccaagccaaagacaaagcatgtcttttcaagcatttgagtatcgagactcacaatcagtgaacttcttactcaggtagtaaatagcatactccttcttccctgattcatcttgctgaccaaggatacaacccatcgagtcttcaagaacagtcaaatacatgatcaaaggtcttccctctacaggtggagacagaatcggaggctcagacatATATTCTTTAatattgtcgaaagctttctggcaatcctcggtccaatcatgggactgatctttccggaggagcttgaatataggcgcacatgtggcagtcatgtgggatatgaatctggagatataattcaagcgaccaagaaaacctcggacttgcttctcagttttgggcgcaggcatctcttatattgctttgacctttgcaggatcaacctcaatacctctttcactaacgataaagcccaataacttgccagaacggcctccaaatgtacacttgttgggattcagacgaagcttatatttcctcaaacgctgaaaaagcttcaacatgtgctctacatgttcaacttccgttcttgacttagcaatcatatcgtcaacatatacctaaatctccttgtgcatcatatcatgaaacaaggtggtcatagctcgttgatacgtggctccggcgttcttcaaaccgaagggcatcactcgataacagaatgttccccaaggtgtaatgaatgttgttttctccatatcctcgggtgccatcttaatctgattatatccggaaaatccgtccataaacgagaagacattgaatttagttgtattgtctaccaacatatcaatgtgtggtagagggaaatcatctttcggactagctttattcaagtctctatagtccacacacatccggacttttccatctttcttagacacgggcacaatattggccacccattgaggatatgtagaagtcaccagaaaccccgcatcaatttgcttctgaacttcctctttgatcttcactgccatatcaggatgagttcttctgagcttctgctttacaggcatgcactcaagctttagaggtaggaaatgttgcacaatatcagtatctagaccaggcatgtcttcatatgaccaggaaaagacgtcaatatattctcgtagcaacttaatcaaccccttcttaacagattcttccagaagtgccccaacctttacctctcgcacacaatcctcagaccccaagttgactgtttctagattctccagatacggctgaatgatcttcttttcatgctcaagtagccgggtgtcgcaccccaaaatttgactttggctttgttgaccacatcttgattaatctcgttgtctcgtattcatctcaatttcttaaacttcgcgtgacaactggtttgattaggttttgtgtgttttcgttgcttaccgtgttgtatttcgttgttttagcaaaacctggccgatatcgttgcctcgtatttatctcgcttatctctgttgtgcgtggcatcgcttcgattaggttttgtgcgtttttatctatttaattgtttgtttgtcggtattttgactgtatttcgaatatattagagttttcgtattgtccgattatttgtgattgtgtttgtcagcgttttcgtgatgtcgtgttgattttattattgcctagggttgtttatttaattacgtgttgtgccgtgtgatttaatcgagtctgtttgagtcgtgttgttgattttactggtttaccggtttactggtttattggttttatcaatttgtctgttttgctgtgcaaattgtcatcgtttttatcgcgttcgtgtcgctcgattttatcgtattttaatcgtgtgccgtttaatattatttgtgcttaatattaattgtgtttagttgttaattagtttatttaattaggattaatattatattagtttattattattattattattatataatatataaattatattattaatttatattagatattttttagatttcttattgtttaagtaatctaaatatatattattaatttatgttagatattttttaggtttcttattgtttaagtaatctaaatatatattattaatttatgttagatatttttaggtttcttattgtttaagtaatctaaatatatattattaatttatgttagatattttttaggtttcttattgtttaagtaatctaaatatatatatatagatgtggttagtaagaaaaaaggaaaaaaagagtggatcagtaaggaaaaaacgtgtggtgagagaaacagagaattgaaaagaaatatttttccaaaagcattaccatattttcacttgttcttcattttcggtaacccaaaatcgtcccgattattcaccgaaacacaaaaccgatttcatatctttgaagttcgttgagtccaggtcacaaatatccaaggttcatttcattccggcgtcgtttcaccgatcaaaagcgacgttgaagtcaggtactcacgaaggcagccaacactgcgtcggtgacggtttccagctttcggtcgatcatttggacgatcagaagttcatcctcttcacacaaggtaatattcttcacttatcttTGAAATCGgagccagcactgcgtcggtgacggtttccagctttcggtcgatcatttggacgatcagaagttcatcctcttcacacaaggtaatattcttcacttatctctgaaatcggcaaagttccggcttgccgacatgtgttttaatatattatttatctatatatatatatatatatatatatatatatgtatatatatatatatatatgtatatatatatatatatatgtatatatatatatatatatacatatatatatatatatatatatatatatatatatatatatatatatatatatatatatatatatatatatatatatatatatatatatatatatatatatatatattacttttgtctattatatattatttgtctaaatgtacatatatattatttttgtctactatatatttattgtctaaaatatatatatatatatatatatatatatatatatatatatatatattacttttgtttgctaaatattgtttatcttttattattattttgcagatatgttttatttaaatgttagttaaattaattatttatttaaatgtttattttaattaaatgtttatttatatcaaatgtttattttgtctaaagtaaatgtttatattgtttttttatatttttatgttgttactaaccgtttcgtttcagtttcagctcgattaatTCCACTAACTATccgtaatactaactattcatagctaactgtgttgtaataatttactttctcgcattttttatgttctgtattgtgtgtttaatcgtattgttcacgttttatgttaaaaaaccgaaaaatccaaaaaagagaaactcgatgcgattccaacggtcgctgtttaagaaacccttttcacacactcataagcttactcttgggctttcctGTAATGAGCCCATTTACTTATTTCTTTAGGGTCTAGGCTCGTTcaaatctaaaatcaacaaaacagactttccccttttcttttgggagaactacgtggattctgatttctccattaAACCCTTTTCTTTTGACAAAACagactttatcgagtccaaaaacaataaaatcaagttcttttctcatctccccaatcaaacgatcaaagcgaaaaaagcaaagcattcacataaacataagcaaaaagattcctgtggagtaccacagatgtagagggtgctaataccttccctttgcataaccaacccccgaacccgtaactctaaagggatttatcgttatttttcccttcctctttttggataaaataaaagacggtggcgactcttgcatttaaaatatttttcaaacgggttaagttcaatcaatacttaatctcgtgaaaaatcccgccgcgacagaatggcgactctgctggggacacaatgattaaacttatttgagggtttagcctatctttgcttgtttatatgtttgctttgtggatatttgctaaattgtattgtttgtaatgtttgttattttgggttttgggggatacttgtgataaatcctatacccggatttggggcacatttgagataggatggatgataattcaggttgacttgataggagacaatccttaccgagttgacttgagcctttgtccgcttggtggaggcctctttgagggtgatattgctaaacaagtcatttgtgaggcattgttgctttcgacgggcccgtgaagccaaggaccttagtttacctttaccccatcttggccttacttaggatgtgatgcggtgaccacttcggaccaaaagtctggtttggttgatacgcgatatcacactcaagcgagattcttttgagaataatattggaaagcgagcagttgcttaacccggtattatccgaagaaggatccataaccttgggaacttttagaacccgtttggcaggtgaaccttagaacttatcttggggcgttatcctaaactccatgctggtgatgaactttgagccttgtattgtttaaccatgtttgtgtttgttgcattcatgcatgacatgcattcattcccatcatttcaacctttttccaaggaacttaaagtgaggattgcaaatattgcaggaaacatggattttggacagagaagtgtgaaaaagtacaatctcatcaatccaaagatagatgaactaaagaaactggtttcttcgatcgcagatcctattggtttcagagacagatatggggcacttatatctttattgacacttaggatggaagaagggttattgcagacattagtacagttctatgatccagtatatcactgtttcacattcccagactatcaactcatgcctacattggaagagtatgcccagttgcttcacatcccagttgctgatacagtacctttctctggttcagaaaagttacccgagcacagttctcttgcaaaagtgttgtacatgaagaagtcagaattcaagaataacttcaccaccaaaggaggacttccaggtttcactgccaagttcttaatggggaaggtttcttattttgccagtcaaggttgtgatattattgtggagcatctgttcgccttgttgatctacggtttgttactatttcctaatattaaaggttttgtggattcatatgctatacgcatcttcctaagtggtaatcctgttccaactttgctcggagacacctatcattccatccattaccgtactttgaaaggaggaggaaccatagtctgctgtataccgttactctacaaatggtttgtctctcatcttcctaagtcagctactttttgggatcgcaagtcaggacttcagtggtcacagaggattatgtctcttacccagtcagatattgcatggtatagtagagttttagacgatgtgaagatcattgatagttgcggggagttccccaatgtgcccctcatgggcacaaagggaatcatttcttataatccagtacttgctaggagacaactcggttaccctatgaaggacaagcctcctaacattcttttagaaggtattttcttgagggataacgaggaggaccctaccatgaaagagagagtagtaagagcttggcatcgtgtttgtcgcaaagggagacttgaattgggtaagaaagattgtacctcctatgagccgtacctccagtggatcagagccagatctatacagttgaaaatgccatacccacatcatgatcctatcaaacccgctccgttgaagaccctctaccttccgctagatgacaaagaagaactccaagccaccttggagagggtcGAGAAAGAGAGAGATGCTTGGAAGATtaaggcccaggtgctcgaaatggaaaatgaagaacttcagagacagttaaaggagcagagtggagaagatcgtgcaggtaaatgtccaagggtgcaagaggatttattttcctcaggcacaacagattactcccagattccacagtcctcaggtgcatggaaaggtcttgtagacagtttggtgaaggagaaagcttttatgcagaaggcctatgaagaaagaattgagagacttgaaggacaactcctacttgtttatgctcgtcctgatgacacatgtccttaaatggttttcttggttgtattttgggttgataactttgtatattttgataaaaatgcttaaaatgaaaatttttgttttgttataaaaaatgtttgcaattctatcttttccttcacttagagttccttggaaaatcattcattttgcatatccatgcatcacgtgcatacaggttgtctgtcttggtccagtcttctaacagttgcttcACACAAGcagatccatttcaagctgacgcataattacaacacaagagccaactacaaaagaagaatggagataacagataacgagaaccgagaattgaaagctcaggttgaccgcctttctgctatggtcgagacattgatagcaaaccaagcagcccaagctgctcaacttcaaacagcacaagctcaggttgccgaagcacaagatgcacagatccaggcgcaagcacaggcagcagagatgcgcaaccaaatgttaaccgcccgtctacaagcagaggaagtccaggctagggctcaagttcataattcaggacagacttcggcacagaatcaacctcaaattcagaatcagacaacagcagcacccgtcactacagtcatcacttcagaaatcaacgctgtcccagtcacttctgttaccatcacagcatcccgtccttgggaaatacccagggatcttaatcaagatagatatcaacaagagttcgttccaccaaatgctcctgtcttcactaatgtgcctcccgttgttcattatactcctcacctaggagaacctgtctatcacggccctaccccaagtgaggatcctggtctcaatgatagaatggatgaattccaggatcagtttgcgaaattacaaaaagagataaaagctcTTCGTGGGAAAGAACTGTTTGGCAGAGATGTAAATGATATGTGTTTGGTTCCAGACGTAAGGGTGCCAGCAAAATTTAAACTACCAgaatttgaaaagtacaaaggaagTTCTTGTCCACAGACCCATTTGGTTATGTACGTGCGAAAGATGTCAATGTACACCAACGACCAAAGGATGCTCATTCATTGTTTTCAAGACAGCCTTACCGGTGCAGCTTTACGCtggtatatgggattagacagttctcagatcaagactttcaacgatttaggcgaggcctttatcaaacattacaaatacaaccttgataatgtgccagaccgagatcagttgaggtcCATGCAACAAAGAGAAAAGGAGACATTCCGTGAATACGCACAAAGGTGGCGCGAAATTGCAGCACAGGTTGTTCCACCtatggaagaaaaggagatgacgaAAGTGTTCTTAAAGACTCTTGATACTttttattacgagaggatgattgCAAGCGCTCCTACAGACTTTACTGACATGGTAAACATGGGAGTCCGTTTAGAGGAAGCAGTTCGAGAAGGGCGTCTAGTTAGAGAAGGAAGTTCATCTTCAAGCGGGGCAAAGAGGTACGGCGGTTTTATGAAAAAGAAGGAACAAGAAACTAATGCTGTGTCCTATAATCATCCAAGAAGGATCAATTATCCTTACCATTCCCAACACCAACATATAGCAGTCGTGACTCCAGTAATCACTTCCGCTCCAGTTCAAGTCCAATACCCTCAGCAGCGTACCAACCGCTTCCAACAGAAtactcagtatcagcaacaacatcaacctcaacaacatcaacatcagtTACAACAACGTCCACCACAGCAACAAAGAAGAAccaattttgatccaattccgatgtcatatgcagaattgtatccagCTTTGATCACTAAAAACCTTGTGCAACCACGACCACGACCTCCTGTACCAGAAGTGCTACcttggtggtacaagccagaggTATCTTGTCCCTTTCATCAGAATGCTCCAGGTCATGACTTAGACAACTGTTTTGCTTTAAAGTTGGAAGTACAGAAGTTGACAAGAGCAGGTATCCTGACCTTCAAGAGCATGGGTCCCAATGTGAAGGACAATCCAATGCCAAGTCATGGTCCTTCATCAGTGAACAATATAGAAGTTTGTCTCAATGAACAACGTGTTACGAAGATAGAGGATATTCGGCGGTCTTTGGTTGAAATTCATTCTGTTTTATGTGCTCATGGTCTATTCCAACATGACCACCAGATCTGTGGTACATGTTCAGTTAATTCAAGAGGTTGTAGAAAGATTCAAGATGATTTGCAAGGCGTCCTTGATCAAGGTTTGATTCAGACTTCTAGACAAGTGAGTTCTCCAGAATCACAAGAACAAGAGGTGAATGTCATCATTCCTTGCTTCAACATTCCAGAGAAAGTAGAGATAGCTTATCATCCGAGGGAGCCAGTGGTGATTTGCCCTCCGGGCCCAATGCCTTACATTTCAGATAAAGCGGTCCCCTACCGCTATGCAGCAACTATTATTGAGAACGGTAAAGAGGTCGAGATTAAAACCTTAGCCTCAGTTACCAATATCGCAGCAAATAGCCGAATGACGCGCAGTGGCCGCGTGTTCGCTCCGCCGGTTATCCCAAGTAGAAATGTTGAGAAAGATCCAGTAGTCGTGGTACCAGTGACAAGAGAAGCAGAAGGGAAAACAAGCAATTCAACCCTTGATAAAGAAACAGATGAACTACTTAGAATTATCAAGCTCAGTGACTACAAAGTGGTAGATCAGTTGCTACAAACACCGACAAAAATCTCGATCCTGTCCTTATTATTGAACTCAGCTGTCCACAGAGAAGCACTACTGAAGGTGCTTGATCAAGCCTTTGTAGAACAGGATATAACAGCAGAGCAGTTCAACAATGTTGTAGGCAGCATCACTTCGTGCAATGGCTTAggcttttgtgatgaagaactgCCAGAAGAAGGAAAGAATCACAACTTCGCTCTCCATATCTCAGCCAATTGTCAAGGGGATTCTTTGTCTAATATCCTAATTGACACCGGTTCATCTCTGAATGTCATGCCCAAGTCTACCTTGGTGAAGCTAAAGTACAAAGGGGGGCAAATGCGGCACAGTGGAATTATTGTGAAAGCGTTCGATGGATCAAGAAAATCAGTCATTGGAGAAGTTGATTTGCCTATTGGTATTGGACCACATGTattccagatcactttccaggttatggatataGTGCCAGCTTATAGCTGTCTGCTCGGAcgcccatggattcatgaggcgggTGCCATTACATCCACGTTACaccagaaattaaaatttttcaAGAATGGGCAAATAGTGACGGTTAATGGGGAGCAGGCTATGCTGATTAGCCACCTTTCATCGTTTAGTGTGATAGAAGCAGACAAAACGGCTGTTCAAACTCCATTTCAGGCCCTGACCATCGATGATTACAAGAAAAGTGAAGGTTCAATCGCGTCATTCAAAG includes:
- the LOC127074440 gene encoding uncharacterized protein LOC127074440, translated to MDFGQRSVKKYNLINPKIDELKKLVSSIADPIGFRDRYGALISLLTLRMEEGLLQTLVQFYDPVYHCFTFPDYQLMPTLEEYAQLLHIPVADTVPFSGSEKLPEHSSLAKVLYMKKSEFKNNFTTKGGLPGFTAKFLMGKVSYFASQGCDIIVEHLFALLIYGLLLFPNIKGFVDSYAIRIFLSGNPVPTLLGDTYHSIHYRTLKGGGTIVCCIPLLYKWFVSHLPKSATFWDRKSGLQWSQRIMSLTQSDIAWYSRVLDDVKIIDSCGEFPNVPLMGTKGIISYNPVLARRQLGYPMKDKPPNILLEGIFLRDNEEDPTMKERVVRAWHRVCRKGRLELGKKDCTSYEPYLQWIRARSIQLKMPYPHHDPIKPAPLKTLYLPLDDKEELQATLERVEKERDAWKIKAQVLEMENEELQRQLKEQSGEDRAGKCPRVQEDLFSSGTTDYSQIPQSSGAWKGLVDSLVKEKAFMQKAYEERIERLEGQLLLVYARPDDTCP
- the LOC127136606 gene encoding uncharacterized protein LOC127136606, translated to MQQREKETFREYAQRWREIAAQVVPPMEEKEMTKVFLKTLDTFYYERMIASAPTDFTDMVNMGVRLEEAVREGRLVREGSSSSSGAKRYGGFMKKKEQETNAVSYNHPRRINYPYHSQHQHIAVVTPVITSAPVQVQYPQQRTNRFQQNTQYQQQHQPQQHQHQLQQRPPQQQRRTNFDPIPMSYAELYPALITKNLVQPRPRPPVPEVLPWWYKPEVSCPFHQNAPGHDLDNCFALKLEVQKLTRAGILTFKSMGPNVKDNPMPSHGPSSVNNIEVCLNEQRVTKIEDIRRSLVEIHSVLCAHGLFQHDHQICGTCSVNSRGCRKIQDDLQGVLDQGLIQTSRQVSSPESQEQEVNVIIPCFNIPEKVEIAYHPREPVVICPPGPMPYISDKAVPYRYAATIIENGKEVEIKTLASVTNIAANSRMTRSGRVFAPPVIPSRNVEKDPVVVVPVTREAEGKTSNSTLDKETDELLRIIKLSDYKVVDQLLQTPTKISILSLLLNSAVHREALLKVLDQAFVEQDITAEQFNNVVGSITSCNGLGFCDEELPEEGKNHNFALHISANCQGDSLSNILIDTGSSLNVMPKSTLVKLKYKGGQMRHSGIIVKAFDGSRKSVIGEVDLPIGIGPHVFQITFQVMDIVPAYSCLLGRPWIHEAGAITSTLHQKLKFFKNGQIVTVNGEQAMLISHLSSFSVIEADKTAVQTPFQALTIDDYKKSEGSIASFKDAQQIVKTGPTEIWGKRWVYQHGSS